The Ovis canadensis isolate MfBH-ARS-UI-01 breed Bighorn chromosome 18, ARS-UI_OviCan_v2, whole genome shotgun sequence genome has a segment encoding these proteins:
- the AEN gene encoding apoptosis-enhancing nuclease gives MGMVPQEAPESVQCLSPSLASRNAKDVLRRKHKRKSRQHQRFMARKALLQEQGLLSPLREPGPSSLPMLPGAPPGTEGADSARQRPRAESEGAGCNRKPAPRDSAGPLPSKCVAIDCEMVGTGPRGRVSELARCSVVSYYGEVLYDKYVRPEMPIVDYRTRWSGITRQHMRKAIPFQVAQKEILKLLKGKVVVGHALHNDFQALKYIHPRGQTRDTTSVPSLLSQPGVHIRNRVSLKDLALQLLHKKIQVGQHGHSSVEDAMTAMELYRLVEVQWEQQAASSLRAPPEDREPDSSTDVEQYMQDQYWPEDPAQGACGDAGEAPGRRE, from the exons ATGGGGATGGTACCCCAGGAAGCTCCTGAGTCAGTGCAGTGCCTGAGCCCTTCCCTGGCCAGCCGGAATGCCAAGGATGTGCTTCGGAGGAAGCACAAGAGGAAGAGCCGACAGCACCAGCGCTTCATGGCCCGGAAGGCCTTGCTGCAGGAGCAGGGGCTGCTGAGCCCACTCCGGGAGCCAGGACCCTCCTCTCTGCCTATGCTGCCTGGGGCCCCGCCAGGCACAGAAGGGGCCGACAGTGCCAGGCAGCGTCCGCGGGCTGAATCTGAAGGTGCTGGGTGCAACAGAAAGCCAGCCCCCAGGGACTCTGCCGGCCCCTTGCCCAGCAAGTGCGTGGCCATTGACTGCGAGATGGTGGGCACGGGACCCCGAGGGCGGGTGAGCGAGCTGGCCCGCTGCTCCGTGGTGAGTTACTATGGCGAGGTCCTCTACGACAAGTACGTCCGGCCTGAGATGCCCATCGTGGACTACCGCACGCGCTGGAGCGGCATCACCCGGCAGCACATGCGCAAAGCCATCCCCTTCCAGGTGGCCCAGAAAGAG ATTCTCAAGCTCCTGAAGGGCAAGGTGGTGGTGGGCCACGCCCTGCACAACGATTTTCAGGCCCTCAAGTACATCCACCCTCGGGGCCAGACCCGGGATACCACTTCCGTCCCCAGCCTCCTCAGCCAGCCAGGGGTCCACATCCGGAATCGTGTCTCTCTGAAGGACCTGGCCCTGCAGCTGCTGCACAAGAAGATCCAG GTGGGCCAGCACGGGCACTCGTCCGTAGAAGACGCCATGACCGCCATGGAGCTCTACCGGCTAGTGGAGGTGCAGTGGGAGCAGCAGGCGGCCAGCAGCCTCCGGGCGCCCCCTGAGGACAGAGAGCCCGACAGCAGCACGGACGTGGAGCAGTACATGCAGGACCAGTACTGGCCAGAGGACCCGGCCCAGGGCGCCTGCGGAGACGCAGGGGAGGCTCCGGGCCGGAGGGAGTGA